A single region of the Solwaraspora sp. WMMD791 genome encodes:
- a CDS encoding ABC transporter ATP-binding protein gives MRARSLRLGYGDRVVVPQLDLDVVDGAVTAIVGPNGCGKSTLLRALGRLLRPAGGDVLLDGEQIQRMPTREVARRLGILPQAPSAPDGLTVADLVVRGRQPHQSWLRQWSRADEKIVAQALAWTGLSDLAERPVDTLSGGQRQRAWISMALAQGTDILLLDEPTTYLDLAHQIDVLDLVDRLHRERGRTVVMVLHDLNLAARYARHLVAMKDGRVLAAGTPAEVLTAELVEEVFGLRVMVIDDPASGTPLVVPLAGGAARASTME, from the coding sequence CTGCGGGCCCGGTCCCTGCGTCTGGGCTACGGCGACCGGGTCGTCGTACCGCAACTGGACCTCGACGTCGTCGACGGCGCGGTCACCGCGATCGTCGGACCGAACGGCTGCGGCAAGTCGACGCTGCTGCGGGCGCTCGGCCGGCTGCTGCGCCCGGCCGGCGGTGACGTCCTGCTCGACGGGGAACAGATCCAACGGATGCCGACCCGGGAGGTCGCCCGCCGGTTGGGCATCCTGCCGCAGGCGCCCAGCGCACCGGACGGGCTCACCGTCGCCGACCTGGTCGTCCGGGGTCGGCAGCCACACCAGAGCTGGCTGCGGCAGTGGTCACGGGCCGATGAGAAGATCGTCGCCCAGGCACTGGCCTGGACCGGGCTCAGCGATCTGGCCGAGCGACCGGTCGACACCCTCTCCGGCGGGCAGCGGCAGCGGGCCTGGATCTCGATGGCCCTGGCGCAGGGCACCGACATCCTGCTGCTCGACGAGCCGACCACCTACCTCGACCTGGCCCACCAGATCGACGTACTCGACCTGGTCGACAGGCTGCACCGGGAACGAGGCCGCACGGTGGTCATGGTGCTGCACGACCTGAACCTCGCCGCCCGGTACGCCCGGCACCTGGTCGCGATGAAGGACGGCCGGGTGCTGGCGGCCGGAACGCCCGCCGAGGTGCTGACCGCCGAACTGGTCGAGGAGGTGTTCGGCCTGCGCGTCATGGTGATCGATGACCCGGCCAGCGGCACGCCACTGGTCGTCCCACTCGCCGGTGGCGCCGCGCGCGCGTCCACCATGGAGTAG
- a CDS encoding alanine racemase, protein MTIEVHPYAIGSDRFAVPAGLETPNLLLDLDVLERNLDEMAGHCRLHQVALRPHAKTHRVPQLARLQLDHGADGICVAKLGEAEAFAAAGVSRMTVAYPLVGADKAQRAVRLARRCELTVGTDSVAGARTLSDAFAAAGRLLDVLLMVDSGFGRCGVAPADAARVAWDVAELPGVRLTGVMTFEGSVYGAVDRADLVARSRAAAATTVAAAEAIRAAGLSLSTVSLGSSAAARTVVAQPGVTEVRPGIYAFNDLGQIALGNATVATCAVRVLATVVSHPAPARACIDAGSKSLGLDGLPATGRAADYPGYGLLVDLPGWRIERLSEEHGWLRWVGPGEPTPLTVGQRVQVVPNHVCMVFAGLGEVTALRGGEMVAVWSTIGPGASR, encoded by the coding sequence GTGACCATCGAGGTTCACCCGTACGCCATTGGAAGCGACCGGTTCGCCGTACCGGCCGGTCTGGAGACCCCCAACCTGCTGCTCGACCTCGACGTGCTGGAGCGCAACCTCGACGAGATGGCCGGGCACTGCCGGCTGCATCAGGTCGCGCTGCGCCCACATGCCAAGACGCACCGGGTGCCGCAACTGGCCCGGCTGCAGCTCGACCATGGCGCCGACGGCATCTGTGTGGCCAAGCTCGGCGAGGCGGAGGCGTTCGCCGCCGCCGGCGTGTCCCGGATGACGGTGGCGTACCCGCTGGTCGGCGCGGACAAGGCACAGCGTGCGGTACGGCTGGCCCGCCGGTGCGAGCTGACCGTCGGCACCGACAGCGTGGCCGGCGCGCGTACCCTCAGTGACGCCTTCGCCGCCGCCGGTCGACTGCTGGACGTACTGCTGATGGTCGACAGCGGCTTCGGTCGATGCGGGGTGGCACCGGCCGACGCGGCACGCGTGGCCTGGGACGTCGCCGAACTTCCTGGCGTGCGGCTGACCGGGGTGATGACGTTCGAAGGGTCGGTGTACGGGGCGGTCGACCGGGCCGACCTCGTCGCCCGGTCCCGCGCGGCGGCAGCCACCACGGTGGCGGCGGCCGAGGCGATCCGCGCCGCCGGGCTGAGCCTGTCCACGGTCTCGCTCGGTTCGTCCGCGGCGGCTCGTACCGTGGTCGCCCAGCCGGGGGTGACCGAGGTCCGGCCCGGGATCTACGCCTTCAACGACCTCGGGCAGATCGCGCTCGGCAACGCCACGGTCGCCACCTGCGCGGTGCGGGTGCTGGCCACGGTGGTCAGCCATCCCGCGCCCGCAAGGGCCTGCATCGACGCCGGGTCGAAGTCGCTGGGTCTCGACGGGCTGCCCGCGACGGGTCGGGCCGCCGACTACCCGGGGTACGGGCTGCTGGTGGATCTGCCGGGCTGGCGCATCGAGCGACTCTCCGAGGAGCACGGTTGGCTGCGGTGGGTCGGGCCGGGGGAGCCGACCCCACTGACGGTCGGTCAGCGGGTGCAGGTCGTCCCCAACCATGTCTGCATGGTCTTCGCCGGCCTTGGCGAGGTGACGGCGCTGCGGGGCGGCGAGATGGTGGCGGTCTGGTCGACGATCGGACCGGGAGCGTCGCGGTGA
- a CDS encoding nucleoside-diphosphate sugar epimerase/dehydratase yields MEPSTRLTEDTTARRPRDRAVAPLWLADLAAWSVGLVVAVWTRYEFAIAGIHLNGLVLAILAAVVLHTAAAHLSYLYRDRYPLGSFDEVWAVSRCVLATIGVLLLLDLAAPQRPVPASAPLVGGCLALTQMLGVRYLRRLRHERRRRPVGQHTQRVLLFGAGAAGGSLLRAMLDEPGGRYLPVGLLDDDPAKRQLRLHGVPVLGGRHDIPAVAARTGATTVVSAVANADAALIREIRHLAHRAGARFKVVPSVSELLENAPAVTDLRDPDLRDLLGRHQIETDLDAIAGYLTGKRVLVTGAGGSIGSELCRQIMRFQPGELMMLDRDESALHAVQLSLRGRALLDSPDLILADLRDSDTVRQIMRSRRPEVVFHAAALKHLTLLERHPGEAVKTNVWGTQTLLEACRSVERFVNISTDKAADPTSVLGYSKRITERLTAFAAGANEGTFLSVRFGNVLGSRGSVLHAFMAQAAAGKPITVTDPEVTRYFMTIQEAVQLVIQAAAIGRGGEALVLDMGEPVRIADVARTIAEQYDNPVKIIYTGLRPGEKLHEDLLGASEQDTRPLHPLISQVAVPALDPVHVHLLDPYGRSDDLVDDLAALCAPAPVPTGSGRSVPRAGTGDGPAGGSAVGADPGASVSTNNGVGAAG; encoded by the coding sequence ATGGAGCCATCGACCCGACTCACCGAGGACACCACGGCCCGGCGCCCTCGCGACCGCGCCGTCGCGCCACTGTGGCTGGCCGACCTCGCCGCCTGGAGCGTCGGGCTGGTCGTCGCCGTCTGGACCCGCTACGAGTTCGCCATCGCCGGTATCCACCTCAACGGACTCGTGCTGGCGATCCTCGCGGCGGTCGTGCTGCACACCGCCGCCGCGCACCTGAGCTACCTCTACCGCGACCGCTACCCGCTGGGCAGCTTCGACGAGGTCTGGGCGGTGTCGCGCTGCGTGCTGGCCACCATCGGGGTGCTGCTCCTGCTGGACCTGGCAGCACCGCAACGTCCGGTACCGGCCAGCGCGCCACTGGTCGGCGGGTGCCTGGCGCTGACCCAGATGCTGGGCGTGCGGTATCTGCGGCGGCTGCGCCACGAACGCCGGCGGCGACCCGTCGGGCAGCACACCCAACGGGTGCTGCTGTTCGGTGCCGGTGCCGCCGGCGGATCGCTGCTGCGGGCCATGCTCGACGAGCCGGGCGGCCGGTACCTGCCGGTCGGGCTGCTCGACGACGACCCGGCCAAACGGCAGCTGCGGCTGCACGGCGTACCGGTGCTCGGCGGCCGGCACGACATCCCGGCGGTCGCGGCCCGTACCGGTGCCACCACCGTCGTCTCCGCGGTCGCCAACGCCGACGCCGCCCTGATCCGCGAGATTCGCCACCTCGCCCACCGGGCCGGCGCGCGGTTCAAGGTGGTCCCCTCGGTCAGCGAACTGCTGGAGAACGCGCCCGCCGTCACCGACCTACGCGATCCCGACCTACGGGACCTGCTCGGCCGGCACCAGATCGAGACCGACCTGGACGCCATCGCCGGCTACCTGACCGGCAAACGGGTGCTGGTCACCGGGGCCGGTGGCTCCATCGGCTCCGAGCTGTGCCGGCAGATCATGCGGTTCCAGCCGGGCGAGCTGATGATGCTCGACCGCGACGAGTCCGCGTTGCACGCCGTACAGCTGTCGCTGCGCGGCCGGGCCCTGCTGGACAGCCCGGACCTGATCCTGGCCGACCTGCGCGACAGCGACACCGTCCGGCAAATCATGCGGAGCCGTCGCCCGGAGGTGGTCTTCCACGCCGCCGCGCTCAAACACCTCACCCTGTTGGAGCGCCATCCGGGCGAAGCGGTGAAGACCAACGTCTGGGGCACCCAGACGCTGCTGGAGGCGTGCCGTTCGGTGGAGCGGTTCGTCAACATCTCCACCGACAAGGCCGCCGACCCGACCAGTGTCCTCGGCTACTCCAAACGGATCACCGAACGGCTGACCGCCTTCGCCGCCGGCGCCAACGAGGGGACCTTCCTCAGCGTCCGGTTCGGCAACGTGCTCGGCAGCCGCGGCTCGGTCCTGCACGCATTCATGGCCCAGGCCGCCGCCGGAAAACCGATCACGGTCACCGACCCCGAGGTGACCCGCTACTTCATGACCATCCAGGAGGCCGTGCAACTGGTCATCCAGGCGGCGGCGATCGGCCGCGGCGGTGAGGCCCTGGTGCTGGACATGGGCGAACCGGTCCGCATCGCCGACGTCGCCCGGACCATCGCCGAGCAGTACGACAACCCGGTCAAGATCATTTACACCGGGTTACGCCCCGGCGAGAAGCTGCACGAGGACCTGCTCGGCGCCAGCGAGCAGGACACCCGACCACTGCACCCGCTGATCTCCCAGGTGGCCGTGCCGGCCCTCGACCCGGTCCACGTGCACCTGCTCGACCCGTACGGACGCAGCGACGACCTGGTCGACGACCTCGCGGCGCTCTGCGCACCCGCGCCGGTGCCCACCGGCTCCGGTCGGTCCGTCCCACGGGCCGGCACCGGCGACGGACCGGCCGGTGGATCGGCCGTCGGCGCGGACCCGGGTGCGTCGGTGAGCACGAACAACGGGGTCGGTGCAGCCGGCTAG
- a CDS encoding polysaccharide biosynthesis tyrosine autokinase, whose protein sequence is MELRDYFDAVRKRWLWVVAAMTVTVGVAVVVNVRATPQYATSVTFFVSTSSAQGVTDAYQGGLFSQQRVKSYSGLLTSDRLADTVVNRHSLGLTAGEVQARISARPVPDTVLLQATVTDSSPNRSERVAVAIADEFVDLVQRLETSPGADRPAVKVEVVSGPLLNPTPVSPQPVRNVALGLLLGLLAGVGLALLRGLLDNTVRSVEQIQEVTAAPLLGTIPLDSTARREPLITGRQTHSPRAESFRQLRTNLQFADVDKPIRSLLVTSAMPEEGKTTTATNLALTFAEAGSSVVLVEADLRRPQATSYLDMEGAVGLTNVLAGHAELDDVLQPWGDSGMTLLPSGFIPPNPSELLGSQQMADLLTSLRSRFDVVIVDTAPLVPVTDAAPIAAQVDGAILVGRCAKTTEAHLRAATAALRAVDARLLGCVLNMTPHRSGSYHYYYNDRGRGRGRRGSRTPAPARQRQATAVDTTVPVGDQPTPTGGAAVKAS, encoded by the coding sequence ATGGAACTGCGGGACTACTTCGACGCGGTGCGGAAACGGTGGCTCTGGGTGGTGGCGGCGATGACCGTGACGGTGGGCGTCGCGGTCGTCGTCAACGTGCGGGCGACCCCGCAGTACGCCACCTCGGTGACGTTCTTCGTCTCGACCTCCAGCGCGCAGGGCGTCACCGACGCCTACCAGGGCGGACTGTTCTCCCAGCAGCGCGTCAAGTCCTACAGCGGGCTGCTGACCAGCGACCGGCTCGCCGACACCGTGGTGAACCGGCACAGCCTCGGGCTGACCGCCGGTGAGGTGCAGGCCCGGATCAGCGCCCGCCCGGTGCCCGACACCGTCCTGCTGCAGGCGACCGTCACGGACAGCTCACCGAATCGGTCGGAGCGTGTCGCCGTGGCGATCGCCGACGAGTTCGTCGACCTGGTCCAGCGCCTGGAGACCTCGCCCGGGGCCGACCGCCCAGCGGTCAAGGTGGAGGTCGTCTCCGGGCCGCTGCTCAACCCCACCCCGGTATCGCCCCAACCGGTCCGTAACGTCGCGCTGGGCCTGCTGCTGGGCCTGCTGGCCGGTGTCGGTCTGGCGCTGCTGCGCGGCCTGCTCGACAACACCGTACGCAGCGTCGAACAGATCCAGGAGGTGACCGCTGCGCCGCTGCTGGGCACCATCCCGCTGGACAGCACCGCCCGTCGGGAACCGCTCATCACCGGCCGGCAGACCCACTCCCCGCGCGCGGAGTCGTTCCGCCAGTTGCGGACCAACCTGCAGTTCGCCGACGTGGACAAACCGATCCGCAGTCTCCTGGTGACCAGCGCGATGCCGGAGGAGGGCAAGACCACCACCGCCACCAACCTGGCGCTGACCTTCGCCGAGGCGGGCAGCTCGGTGGTGCTCGTCGAAGCCGATCTGCGCCGGCCGCAGGCCACCTCCTACCTGGACATGGAAGGCGCCGTCGGTCTGACGAACGTCCTCGCCGGGCACGCCGAGCTCGACGACGTGCTGCAGCCCTGGGGCGACAGCGGGATGACCCTGCTGCCCAGCGGGTTCATCCCGCCGAACCCGAGCGAACTGCTCGGCTCCCAGCAGATGGCGGACCTGCTGACCAGTCTCCGGTCGCGCTTCGACGTGGTGATCGTGGACACCGCGCCGCTGGTGCCGGTGACCGACGCGGCGCCGATCGCCGCACAGGTCGACGGTGCCATCCTGGTGGGCCGCTGCGCCAAGACCACCGAGGCGCACCTGCGTGCCGCCACGGCCGCGTTGCGGGCGGTGGACGCCCGGCTGCTCGGCTGCGTACTGAACATGACGCCGCACCGCAGCGGCTCCTACCACTACTACTACAACGACCGTGGCCGCGGCCGTGGCCGGCGCGGCAGCCGTACGCCGGCTCCGGCGCGCCAGCGGCAGGCCACCGCTGTCGACACCACCGTGCCGGTCGGTGACCAGCCGACGCCGACCGGTGGCGCCGCCGTCAAGGCTTCATGA
- a CDS encoding low molecular weight phosphatase family protein, protein MSTNRFTTLFVCRANICRSPMAERLARHEFATRLGSDAAVFVTHSAGTHALVAHPMHPHTETVLRERQADPTGFVSRQVDAAMLDAADLILTASRRHRAHCVALAPRTVGRTFTVRQFGRLARAVPAATAPAQPDLVDRARALVRAAAAARGRVQPVSAEADDLADPVLRPLDDFRVCARQISLTVDTTLDLIMKP, encoded by the coding sequence ATGTCCACTAACCGGTTCACCACCCTGTTCGTGTGTCGGGCCAACATCTGCCGGTCACCGATGGCCGAACGGCTGGCCCGGCACGAGTTCGCCACCCGGCTGGGCTCCGACGCGGCGGTCTTCGTCACCCACAGCGCCGGCACCCACGCCTTGGTCGCCCACCCGATGCACCCGCACACCGAGACCGTGCTGCGGGAACGCCAGGCCGATCCGACCGGATTCGTCAGTCGGCAGGTGGACGCGGCCATGCTCGACGCCGCAGATCTGATCCTGACCGCGAGTCGACGGCACCGGGCGCACTGCGTGGCGTTGGCACCGCGTACCGTGGGCCGGACCTTCACCGTCCGCCAGTTCGGCCGGCTGGCCCGCGCGGTGCCCGCCGCGACCGCGCCGGCGCAGCCGGACCTGGTCGACCGGGCGCGGGCCCTGGTGCGAGCCGCCGCCGCCGCACGTGGCCGGGTCCAGCCGGTCTCCGCGGAGGCCGACGACCTCGCCGATCCGGTGTTGCGACCGCTCGACGACTTCCGGGTCTGCGCCCGGCAGATCAGTCTGACGGTCGACACGACGCTGGACCTCATCATGAAGCCTTGA
- a CDS encoding aminotransferase class I/II-fold pyridoxal phosphate-dependent enzyme — translation MTGQIHLSAPDVTGLEEEFLVAAVRSGWVAPTGPDVDAFEREMAQRVGVRHAVAVNAATSGLHLALLALDVGPGHAVVVPTMTFAAAANAVVYTGAEPIFVDCEPSTGNIDVALLTELLARRTAHQPPVRAVIAVDMFGRCADYDTLLPLCERHGVPVVEDAAEAVGATLAGRPAGGFGRVGVFSFNGNKIMTTSGGGMVLTDDAELARRCRHLANQARQPVPHYEHTEVGYNYRLSNLLAALGRAQLRRLDSMIDRRRETRARYAKTFADVAGVRLLGATGDAPDQGSNAWLTVIVVDRPAAGWAAADLGRYLADHRIETRPVWKPMHQQPVFADARRVLTGAADRLFADGLALPSGSALSDGQIDRVLAAIDAFLDGDRSPQ, via the coding sequence ATGACCGGGCAGATCCATCTGTCGGCGCCGGACGTCACCGGGCTCGAGGAAGAGTTCCTGGTCGCGGCGGTACGGTCCGGTTGGGTGGCACCGACCGGCCCGGACGTCGACGCCTTCGAACGGGAGATGGCGCAGCGGGTCGGCGTACGGCACGCGGTCGCCGTCAACGCCGCCACGTCCGGTCTGCACCTCGCGTTGCTGGCCCTCGACGTCGGCCCTGGCCACGCGGTCGTGGTACCGACGATGACGTTCGCCGCCGCCGCCAACGCGGTCGTCTACACCGGGGCCGAGCCGATCTTCGTCGACTGCGAACCGTCGACCGGCAACATCGACGTCGCGCTACTGACCGAGCTGCTCGCCCGGCGTACCGCGCACCAGCCGCCGGTCCGGGCGGTGATCGCGGTCGACATGTTCGGCCGCTGCGCCGACTACGACACCCTGCTGCCGCTGTGTGAACGCCACGGGGTTCCGGTCGTGGAGGACGCGGCGGAGGCCGTCGGTGCCACCCTGGCCGGCCGCCCAGCGGGCGGGTTCGGCCGGGTCGGTGTCTTCTCCTTCAACGGCAACAAGATCATGACCACCTCGGGCGGGGGGATGGTCCTCACCGACGACGCCGAGCTGGCCCGACGCTGCCGGCACCTGGCCAACCAGGCCCGCCAGCCGGTGCCGCACTACGAGCACACCGAGGTCGGCTACAACTACCGGCTCAGCAACCTGCTCGCCGCGCTCGGCCGGGCCCAGCTGCGTCGGTTGGACTCGATGATCGACCGCCGCCGGGAGACCCGGGCGCGGTACGCGAAGACCTTCGCCGACGTCGCCGGGGTGCGTCTGCTCGGTGCCACCGGGGACGCACCGGACCAGGGCAGCAACGCGTGGCTCACGGTGATCGTGGTGGACCGGCCGGCGGCCGGCTGGGCCGCCGCAGACCTCGGTCGCTACCTCGCCGACCACCGGATCGAGACCCGTCCGGTGTGGAAGCCGATGCATCAGCAGCCGGTCTTCGCCGACGCCCGGCGGGTGCTCACCGGGGCAGCCGACCGACTGTTCGCCGACGGGCTGGCCCTGCCGAGCGGTTCGGCGCTCAGCGACGGCCAGATCGACCGGGTGCTGGCTGCCATCGACGCGTTCCTCGACGGCGACCGGAGCCCCCAGTGA
- a CDS encoding NeuD/PglB/VioB family sugar acetyltransferase, whose protein sequence is MSARDLVIVGCGGHGREVFGIVAAVNAASATPRWRVIGFVDDDPSPTNKARVDRLGVPLLGDLSWLTARDAPPAYVLGVGAPASRQALDRRIAAAAAATARRPRAATLIHPSATVGPDSTLGAGVVLFAGARVTTNVTLGRHVHLNQNSVVGHDTTVGDHCSVNPLAAVSGDCQLAEAVLIGTTAAVLQGLSVGAGATVGAGACVVRDVPAGTVVKGVPAR, encoded by the coding sequence GTGAGCGCCCGGGACCTGGTCATCGTCGGCTGTGGTGGGCACGGCCGGGAGGTGTTCGGCATCGTCGCGGCGGTCAACGCCGCCAGCGCGACACCCCGCTGGCGCGTCATCGGATTCGTCGACGACGATCCGTCGCCGACGAACAAGGCCCGGGTGGACCGGCTCGGCGTACCGCTGCTGGGTGACCTCAGCTGGCTCACCGCCCGCGACGCGCCGCCGGCGTACGTCCTGGGCGTCGGCGCGCCGGCGTCCCGGCAGGCGCTCGACCGGCGGATCGCCGCCGCCGCTGCCGCGACGGCACGGCGTCCCCGCGCCGCGACCCTGATCCACCCGAGCGCCACCGTCGGCCCGGACAGCACCCTCGGTGCCGGTGTCGTCCTGTTCGCCGGGGCCCGGGTCACCACCAACGTCACCCTCGGCCGGCACGTGCACCTGAACCAGAACAGCGTGGTCGGCCACGACACGACAGTGGGTGACCACTGCTCGGTCAATCCGCTGGCCGCGGTCTCCGGTGACTGCCAGCTGGCCGAGGCGGTCCTGATCGGGACGACGGCGGCGGTACTGCAGGGGCTGAGCGTCGGCGCGGGCGCGACCGTCGGCGCGGGGGCGTGCGTCGTGCGCGACGTGCCGGCCGGCACCGTCGTCAAAGGGGTCCCCGCGCGATGA
- a CDS encoding glycosyltransferase family 4 protein, whose translation MRIVVMLKTAEGGRWIVPQVEELRRRGHEVIVVLPAGPGRLRDLLQRGGVSMVDSPFRFRFRPGIATLVQLWRLRRLIRRLRPDVLQYHHYHAALAARLGTLGLGIARVFMVPGPLFLESRLIRASERFLVRLDDVVIAGSGCTAARYRSLGRADRSLPVVPYGVDTRAFRPPDVATRLAARRRLELPDDVFVAIMVAYVYAPKTLVHRGTGIKGHDVLLEAWRTFHRDRPQSRLILVGAGWDAAGEDHRQALIRRFDIAGDPSVDWYAGVVDVSRYYAAANVSVSPSLSENHGAALEAGAVAVPSIVSDAGGLPETVAPDSGWVVPAGDVDSLVAALHSAYAEFRSGGLRRRGMAARELVEQRFDSGDCARAVADVIEVTGGLHPVSRRRRRLAGSATG comes from the coding sequence GTGCGGATCGTGGTGATGCTCAAGACGGCGGAGGGCGGCCGGTGGATCGTCCCACAGGTCGAGGAGCTGCGCCGGCGGGGCCACGAGGTGATCGTGGTGCTACCGGCCGGTCCCGGCCGGCTGCGCGACCTGTTGCAGCGTGGCGGCGTGTCGATGGTCGACTCACCGTTCCGGTTCCGCTTCCGCCCGGGGATCGCGACGCTCGTGCAGCTGTGGCGGCTGCGGCGGTTGATCCGCCGGCTCCGCCCCGACGTGCTGCAGTACCACCACTATCACGCCGCGCTTGCGGCCCGGCTGGGTACGCTGGGGCTCGGCATCGCCCGGGTCTTCATGGTGCCGGGCCCACTGTTCCTGGAGTCCCGGCTGATCCGGGCGAGCGAACGGTTCCTGGTCCGGCTCGACGACGTGGTGATCGCCGGCAGCGGCTGCACCGCCGCGCGGTACCGGTCGCTGGGCCGCGCCGACCGCAGCCTGCCGGTCGTGCCGTACGGCGTGGACACCCGGGCGTTCCGCCCACCGGACGTCGCGACCCGGCTGGCGGCCCGCCGCCGCCTCGAGCTGCCGGACGACGTCTTCGTGGCGATCATGGTCGCCTACGTCTACGCGCCCAAGACCCTCGTGCACCGGGGCACCGGCATCAAGGGCCACGACGTGCTCCTGGAAGCCTGGCGGACGTTCCACCGGGACCGTCCGCAGTCCCGGCTGATCCTGGTGGGGGCCGGGTGGGACGCCGCCGGCGAGGATCACCGTCAGGCGCTGATCCGACGGTTCGACATCGCGGGCGACCCGAGCGTCGACTGGTACGCCGGGGTCGTCGACGTCAGCCGCTACTACGCGGCCGCCAACGTCAGTGTGAGCCCGTCGTTGTCGGAGAACCACGGCGCGGCGCTGGAGGCGGGCGCGGTGGCCGTACCGTCGATCGTCTCCGACGCCGGGGGACTGCCGGAGACCGTCGCACCCGACAGCGGCTGGGTCGTCCCGGCCGGCGACGTGGACAGTCTCGTCGCCGCGTTGCACTCCGCGTACGCGGAGTTCCGCTCCGGCGGGCTGCGGCGACGCGGGATGGCAGCCCGTGAACTGGTCGAACAGCGTTTCGACAGCGGCGACTGCGCACGGGCCGTCGCCGACGTGATCGAGGTGACCGGCGGGCTCCACCCGGTGTCCCGTCGCCGTCGGCGGCTGGCGGGTTCGGCCACCGGGTGA
- a CDS encoding glycosyltransferase family 4 protein, whose product MLRTPDGAVWTVSGPAHAFWTRYLSAFDRVRVLARTSEVPQPPSGAARVDGTGVEVWPLPYYVGPVRYLLHRRALRRSLSDAVRDVEGVLLRVPSPLANLLVPMLRRQRRGYALEVVGDPQDVFAAGVVRHPVRLLVRRWAARALREQCRWAVGAAYVTETYLQRRYPPGPNTTATWYSSADLPATAFVDQARTPPPRTVPVTLISIGALEQMYKGVDVLLLAMCRLNGRGVAVRLVHVGDGRLRPRLERLAAQHNLTDQVTFTGALPAAAVFDQLDRADLFVLPSRTEELPRAMIEAMARGLPVIGTSVGGIPELIGPDCLAPAGDPAALAEAIGALLADPQRMADVASRNLARSRDYRVEALAPRRAAFYRAFRVACRPATVSPAVTPREPAAAR is encoded by the coding sequence TTGTTACGCACGCCCGACGGTGCCGTCTGGACGGTGTCCGGGCCGGCGCACGCGTTCTGGACCCGGTACCTGTCCGCGTTCGACCGGGTGCGGGTGCTCGCCCGCACCAGTGAGGTACCGCAACCGCCGTCCGGTGCGGCCAGGGTGGACGGGACCGGGGTCGAGGTCTGGCCGTTGCCGTACTACGTCGGACCGGTCCGGTACCTGCTCCACCGTCGGGCCCTGCGCCGGTCGCTGTCCGACGCGGTCCGCGACGTCGAGGGTGTCCTGCTGCGGGTGCCGTCGCCGCTGGCCAACCTCCTGGTGCCGATGTTGCGCCGGCAGCGCCGGGGCTACGCCCTCGAGGTCGTCGGTGATCCGCAGGATGTGTTCGCCGCCGGGGTGGTGCGCCATCCCGTCCGGCTGCTGGTGCGTCGCTGGGCCGCTCGCGCCCTGCGCGAACAGTGCCGGTGGGCCGTCGGGGCGGCCTATGTCACCGAGACCTACCTGCAGCGCCGCTATCCGCCCGGACCCAACACGACCGCCACCTGGTATTCCAGCGCCGATCTGCCGGCCACGGCGTTCGTCGACCAGGCACGGACCCCACCGCCCCGCACCGTACCGGTGACCCTGATCTCGATCGGCGCGCTGGAGCAGATGTACAAGGGCGTCGACGTCCTGCTGTTGGCGATGTGCCGGCTGAACGGCCGCGGAGTCGCGGTCCGTCTCGTGCACGTGGGCGACGGCCGGCTCCGCCCCCGCCTCGAACGCCTCGCGGCGCAGCACAACCTGACCGACCAGGTCACCTTCACCGGTGCCCTGCCCGCTGCGGCGGTGTTCGACCAGCTCGACCGGGCCGATCTGTTCGTCCTGCCGTCGCGCACCGAAGAGCTGCCCCGCGCGATGATCGAGGCGATGGCCCGCGGCCTGCCGGTGATCGGGACCTCGGTCGGCGGCATTCCGGAGCTGATCGGCCCCGACTGTCTGGCTCCGGCGGGCGACCCGGCGGCCCTGGCGGAGGCCATCGGGGCACTGCTGGCGGATCCGCAGCGGATGGCCGACGTCGCGTCGAGGAACCTGGCCAGGTCGCGCGACTACCGCGTCGAGGCACTGGCCCCGCGCCGGGCGGCCTTCTACCGGGCGTTCCGGGTCGCCTGCCGACCGGCCACGGTGTCGCCAGCGGTGACGCCGCGGGAACCTGCCGCCGCACGCTGA